In the genome of Cydia strobilella chromosome Z, ilCydStro3.1, whole genome shotgun sequence, one region contains:
- the LOC134753886 gene encoding seminal metalloprotease 1-like: MKCINIHVLVFVISLAMSLTMSIDELEDFSNYLKETSLLDQPLKKYPSDDSDDDAPISEHAWEESGRFEGDLILNDRQRQLIVQDIAEGLSRNGLKDSTKRWPNNEVIVYIQREHFAGDQVQAILRGMEELSQASCVKFRPYKKGDRDAVVVQGSRRGCFSQVGYQGGYQVLNLSGRHPVGRGCFRHGTVVHEFLHTLGFYHMQSSPDRDDYIDVIWDNIVQPARHNFRKYNLFSVSDFGVGYDYDSVLHYSRKAFSSNGGDTLVPKKSGVDIGQRIGLSEKDSAKLNKMYCDADSNNFEAADDVSHTVIKKKKTPKNKPFEGHGIGYHQVKRRKPCHRRQLKDLELDRK; encoded by the exons ATGAAGTGCATAAATATTCATGTGTTGGTGTTTGTGATTAGTCTAGCGATGTCTCTAACAATGTCTATTGATGAACTGGAAGACTTTAGTAATTATCTAAAGGAAACATCTCTGTTGGATCAACCACTGAAAA AATATCCTTCAGACGATAGTGACGACGACGCGCCAATTTCTGAGCACGCCTGGGAAGAGAGTGGTCGATTCGAGGGTGACTTGATCCTCAATGACCGACAGAGGCAACTTATAGTGCAAGATATCGCGGAGGGCCTCTCCAGGAACGGTCTCAAAGATAGCACTAAACGATGGCCAAACAATGAAGTTATTGTTTATATTCAAAGAGAGCATTTTG CCGGCGATCAAGTTCAAGCAATATTGCGCGGCATGGAAGAGCTTAGCCAAGCGTCTTGCGTTAAATTCAGGCCGTATAAGAAAGGGGATCGAGATGCCGTTGTGGTCCAA GGTAGTCGTCGCGGTTGTTTCTCGCAAGTGGGCTATCAGGGGGGCTACCAGGTGCTGAACCTGTCGGGCCGGCACCCAGTCGGCCGCGGCTGCTTCCGGCACGGCACTGTCGTGCACGAGTTCCTGCACACGCTGGGCTTCTACCACATGCAGAGCAGCCCCGACAGGGACGACTATATAGACGTCATCTGGGATAACATCGTGCAAC cGGCCAGACATAATTTCCGAAAGTATAATCTATTCTCCGTGTCGGACTTCGGCGTTGGATACGACTACGACAGCGTCCTGCACTACAGCCGCAAAGCGTTCTCCTCGAACGGCGGCGACACGTTGGTGCCTAAGAag AGTGGCGTTGACATTGGGCAGAGGATAGGTCTCTCAGAGAAAGACAGTGCCAAGTTGAACAAGATGTATTGTGACGCGGACTCGAATAACTTCGAAGCTGCGGACGACGTGTCACATACTgtcattaaaaagaaaaaaaccccTAAGAACAAGCCTTTTGAAGGGCATGGTATAGGATATCACCAAG TAAAGCGCCGCAAGCCATGCCACCGACGGCAATTGAAGGATTTGGAGTTGGACAGGAAATAA
- the LOC134753845 gene encoding E3 ubiquitin-protein ligase LRSAM1-like, with product MGCSVSCVHRATMSLFGRHPSTSNDDRVILERKLYLARESPEPDYDVSGCKLRQVPPGIYSICKVYRKTHLHLQSNNLQSLEEGGQLSDLHLIQYLNISSNKFVSLPNTIRYLINLTELYIQNNYITYLPESIHFLKNLNILDVSNNRLKSLTPSLGKLKNLRKLSIIENKDLHHLCPELCFATNISLLELDGELFIFPPPDIASRGTTEIMTFLCHQMNTDYTPPLPMEHEFPSVPVIDSVKDSFHTGKTMSWEEQEATIAEQENKFHEAAKQQRERFLSQVLQDRLELDTEIAKIHEAKETERQRLIKAIQEDEKEIECLVKNFIQTDQLRPEVIQQQLAYDIAEHDRLLEITRKNYDNIKKADILTAMENLIKEDYFIQYARKEYDECIHNTKKNMLSHELQSVEKLEDLLKAKDQSRTNLVQQLLEDQDVQKAVVASLVERVDAKSWSLNQEISLISRHLARLSVIEQEKKKLHVACNYNDLLAQRMQLVTLLDDVLHQKNKRRMELIETLKEMENETDKTTDFWLKNYQKLIDFAPKTLLHVGKNLDPMLANYLLQEGVIHCLPFLVKFLFSDNNLTDITSEKLIQCGISQSSDRDGIIRAISYYVATKTNSSFYSCVSEVEPSAPSKSVIEDQNCTGVVSTTETENATVESECVVCMDSKCEVVFVPCGHMCCCHRCAQCDQEMVCCPMCRGNIERKIKVMVATSC from the coding sequence ATGGGCTGTTCTGTGTCATGTGTCCACCGAGCGACGATGTCGTTGTTTGGTAGGCACCCCAGCACGTCTAACGATGACAGAGTCATATTGGAGAGAAAGCTGTACCTTGCCAGAGAGTCCCCTGAACCAGATTACGATGTCTCCGGTTGTAAACTACGACAAGTGCCGCCCGGTATCTATTCAATATGTAAGGTGTATAGAAAAACCCATCTTCACCTGCAGTCAAATAATTTACAGTCCTTGGAAGAGGGTGGTCAGCTATCAGACTTGCACCTCATTCAATATCTCAATATCAGCAGCAACAAGTTTGTAAGCTTACCCAATACAATCCGATATCTTATCAACTTGACTGAGTTATATATTCAAAACAACTATATTACATACTTGCCTGAAAGTATACATTTCTTGAAAAATTTGAATATCCTGGATGTATCAAATAATAGACTTAAAAGCTTAACTCCATCTTTAGGAAAGTTGAAGAATTTGAGGAAATTGTCAATAATAGAGAACAAGGATTTACATCATCTATGTCCAGAGTTGTGTTTTGCAACAAATATCAGTCTATTAGAGTTAGACGGAGAACTGTTCATTTTCCCCCCACCAGATATTGCTTCCAGGGGCACCACAGAGATAATGACATTTCTGTGCCATCAAATGAACACAGATTACACCCCACCTTTACCTATGGAACATGAGTTTCCATCTGTACCTGTAATAGACAGTGTTAAGGATTCTTTTCATACCGGCAAGACTATGTCATGGGAGGAGCAAGAAGCTACAATCGCTGAGCAAGAAAATAAATTCCACGAGGCTGCTAAACAGCAGAGGGAGCGGTTTCTGTCACAAGTATTGCAGGATCGTCTTGAATTAGACACTGAGATAGCAAAAATTCATGAAGCAAAAGAGACTGAGCGACAAAGACTGATTAAAGCTATTCAAGAGGATGAGAAAGAAATTGAATGTTTGGTGAAGAACTTCATTCAGACTGATCAACTCAGGCCTGAGGTCATCCAGCAACAACTCGCCTATGATATTGCCGAGCATGATAGACTCTTAGAAATAACTCGGAAGAATTATGACAATATCAAAAAAGCTGACATCTTAACAGCCATGGAGAACCTCATAAAAGAAGACTACTTCATTCAATATGCACGAAAAGAATATGATGAATGCATTcataatacaaagaaaaatatgctCTCACATGAATTACAAAGTGTTGAGAAATTAgaagatttattaaaagctAAAGATCAATCTCGCACAAATTTAGTTCAGCAACTTCTGGAGGATCAGGATGTGCAGAAAGCTGTGGTTGCATCTCTAGTTGAGAGAGTTGATGCTAAGAGTTGGAGCTTAAATCAAGAAATATCTTTAATTTCTCGCCATTTAGCTCGCCTAAGTGTCATTGAACAAGAAAAAAAGAAGCTACACGTGGCATGCAACTACAATGATCTACTGGCTCAAAGAATGCAGCTTGTCACTCTGTTAGATGATGTTTTGCATCAGAAAAATAAAAGACGGATGGAATTGATAGAGACCTTAAAAGAAATGGAAAATGAGACAGACAAAACTACTGATTTCTGGcttaaaaattatcaaaaattgATTGATTTTGCTCCTAAGACATTATTACATGTTGGTAAGAATTTGGATCCCATGCTGgctaattatttattacaagaaGGTGTAATACATTGTTTGCCATTCTTggtaaagtttttattttctgaTAATAATTTAACTGACATAACATCAGAGAAATTAATTCAGTGTGGCATATCACAATCTTCAGATAGAGACGGCATTATTAGAGCCATAAGTTATTATGTTGCTACTAAAACCAATAGTTCATTCTACAGCTGTGTATCTGAAGTTGAGCCAAGTGCACCATCAAAATCAGTAATAGAGGATCAAAATTGCACAGGGGTTGTGAGCACAACAGAAACAGAGAATGCAACAGTAGAGTCAGAATGTGTGGTGTGCATGGATTCAAAATGTGAAGTGGTGTTCGTTCCATGCGGGCACATGTGCTGCTGCCACCGGTGTGCCCAGTGTGATCAGGAGATGGTCTGTTGCCCCATGTGCAGAGGCAATATAGAAAGGAAGATCAAAGTCATGGTTGCAACATCATGTTAA